The Sandaracinus amylolyticus genomic interval GCGAGCTCGGCGAGACGATCGGCAAGCGCTTGCTCTACCTCTTCGCGGTCACGAAAAGCCTCGAGGCGTACGGAGGCTCGGTCGCGAGCACGTCGTCGTCGTCGGGCACGTCGCTGCGCCCCTCGATGCCGAGCGCGCCCGCCGCACCGCCGACGAGCGAGCGCCCGCCCGCCGCCGCGAGCTCCGCCGCAGCGCGCGCCCGGAGGATGCTGGAGCTCGAGCTCCCGCCCGAGCCGCCCGCGGGCCTGAGCGCCGATCACCTCGCGTTCTGGCGCGACGTCACGCGCGTGCTGCGCGAGATCGATCGGCAGAGCTACTTCGAGATGCTCGGGATCCCCAAGGACGCGGGCGCCGATGCAGTGCGAAAGGCCTACTTCGGGCTCGTGAAAAAGTGGCACCCCGACCGCGTGCCCGCGGAGCTCGCGACGCTGAAGCCGTTCGTCGAGCGCATCTTCCACCAGCTCACATCGGCGCAGGACGCGCTCTGCGACGAGAAGAAGCGCGGCAACTACATGCGCGTGCTCTCCGACGGCGGCGGCACGCCCGAGTCCGAGCGCAAGCTCGGGGCGGTGCTCCAGGCCGCGATGGATCATCAGAAGGCGGAGGTGCTGATCCGCCGTCGCGACTTCGCGGGCGCGATCGAGCTCATGCGCGGCGCGATCGTGATGAGCCCGGAGGACGCGGACGCGCACGCCACGCTCGGGTGGGCGATGTTCCAGCTCGATCCTGGCGTCGAGCGCGCGTCCGAGATGCTCGCGTCGGTCGACACCGCGCTCACGCTGAACCCGAAGAGCGATCGCGCGCACTTCTATCGCGCGATGATCCTCCGTCGCCTCGGCCGCGAGAGCGACGCGGTCGCGGCGTTCGGGCAGGCCGCGGCGCTGAACCCGAAGAACCTCGACGCGGTGCGCGAGGTCCGGCTCGCGCAGATGCGCGGCGGCGGCAAGATGCCCGACGCGCAGAAGAGCGGCGCCGCAGTGCGCCCGGACGCGACGAAGCGCCCGGACGCGACGAAGCCCGCGACGCAAGGCGGCGCGGGCCTCTTCTCGAAGATCTTCGGCGGAAAGAAGGACTAGCTCAGCGGAGGTCGACGTCGACCGTGCGCGTCACGGTCACGCGCGCGTACGCGTCGTCGAGCCCGGGCACGTCCACCGGCGTCACGCGCACCCGACGCACGCGGAGGGTCGCACCCCCGTCGGGCGCGAGGATCGCGAGGGACTCCGCGTCCACCCGGAACGCGCCGTCGTCGTTCGCCGCGCACGCGAGCACGTCGCCGTGGGCGCGCAC includes:
- a CDS encoding J domain-containing protein codes for the protein MSELPAPMAQGDLAKTPFAHALLYCHQRELTGTLVVWPERNESPPGQERIRFEKGALVAARLTQRAGALDRGLLPLFARASGPYAFYADVDLVGSGDAVRSGRVDPMVLLAASLRGPSRDDVVESVLAGFGDVPVRMKPGADLRRFELLPKESAFVEVIRAAPASVRELAPQCELGETIGKRLLYLFAVTKSLEAYGGSVASTSSSSGTSLRPSMPSAPAAPPTSERPPAAASSAAARARRMLELELPPEPPAGLSADHLAFWRDVTRVLREIDRQSYFEMLGIPKDAGADAVRKAYFGLVKKWHPDRVPAELATLKPFVERIFHQLTSAQDALCDEKKRGNYMRVLSDGGGTPESERKLGAVLQAAMDHQKAEVLIRRRDFAGAIELMRGAIVMSPEDADAHATLGWAMFQLDPGVERASEMLASVDTALTLNPKSDRAHFYRAMILRRLGRESDAVAAFGQAAALNPKNLDAVREVRLAQMRGGGKMPDAQKSGAAVRPDATKRPDATKPATQGGAGLFSKIFGGKKD